From the genome of Rarobacter incanus, one region includes:
- a CDS encoding DUF6541 family protein, whose amino-acid sequence MTAVLFCLAAALFAAVMYGPGLAVTRLALRLPWAVAAASAPAVSAAIVGIASYAAHAANVWWSWTPFLVTSAVAVAVAALGRQWALRARVPGWHSLRPGARGPARMRASRGLSVAGGREGDPGASGPRTRRRQCALFAGAGACGALLIAIPMVAGMGSVTAPSQQWDAVFHLNALASIFDSGDAFSLRGMWPDGSTSYYPAVWHAATALTADTLSPWLFTVGRTAIAWPLVANAAIVATATLIWLPGVYALTRVVAKSHRIAALATVIAPAFAVFPTFQLSVLAQWPAGLSVAVVPGVLALSVFALDHERGRPRVASLLVAAAGAIGAGMLHGSALVAIAVMVLPLAVSRLWPAFRSALRARRAATVAVTAAAAAAIAATVYVAARIPTIAMLFSYQREPIRSYPLSVLHTVFDVELLKFPGNLAITAFVIVGAVAAWRAASRRWLVWTTMLVIVLTAIAAGPDGPVRQLTAIWYLQPSRIEALYPACAAVLAALGVDVFARGVARQVALRAKPGGRARNGYRVAAVGALVLAVAVSGGYQFAAREDSFAQSYVPGKIRWGTIANRDALQVASGAWRVVDKGALVIGDPFQGAAYVWSLGDRNVVYPTLSTARMDADQQFLAANFSRIGKDERVCAALARVGATYLFYTQPSAFAGAKPTRGFTGFSAVDLASGFTPVLVAGSAGLYRITACD is encoded by the coding sequence GTGACCGCTGTACTCTTTTGCCTGGCGGCGGCGCTCTTTGCCGCCGTGATGTACGGTCCGGGTCTCGCCGTGACCCGGTTGGCGCTGCGGCTTCCGTGGGCGGTGGCGGCGGCGTCGGCACCCGCGGTTTCGGCGGCGATCGTGGGGATCGCCAGCTATGCGGCCCACGCCGCAAACGTGTGGTGGTCGTGGACCCCGTTCCTCGTGACGAGCGCGGTGGCGGTGGCGGTCGCCGCGCTCGGGCGGCAGTGGGCGCTGCGCGCCCGCGTGCCGGGATGGCATTCGCTCAGGCCCGGGGCGCGGGGACCAGCCCGAATGCGAGCGTCCCGCGGCCTCAGTGTTGCGGGAGGCCGGGAAGGCGATCCGGGGGCCAGCGGGCCGCGCACCCGGAGGCGTCAATGCGCGCTATTCGCCGGGGCCGGCGCGTGCGGCGCACTGCTGATCGCGATCCCGATGGTCGCCGGGATGGGTTCGGTCACCGCGCCTTCCCAGCAGTGGGACGCGGTCTTTCATCTCAACGCGTTGGCGAGCATTTTCGACAGCGGCGACGCGTTCTCGCTGCGCGGCATGTGGCCCGACGGATCGACCTCCTATTATCCCGCGGTCTGGCATGCCGCTACGGCACTCACGGCGGACACCCTATCGCCCTGGCTGTTCACGGTCGGCCGGACTGCGATCGCGTGGCCCCTGGTGGCGAACGCCGCGATCGTGGCAACCGCGACGCTGATCTGGCTGCCCGGCGTGTATGCGTTGACCCGCGTCGTCGCGAAGAGCCACCGCATCGCCGCTCTAGCCACGGTGATCGCCCCGGCCTTCGCGGTATTTCCGACCTTTCAGCTTTCTGTGCTGGCGCAGTGGCCGGCGGGTCTTTCGGTCGCCGTCGTGCCGGGGGTTTTGGCGCTTTCGGTGTTCGCGCTCGATCACGAACGAGGCCGCCCCCGCGTCGCCTCGCTGCTTGTCGCGGCGGCGGGCGCGATTGGCGCGGGGATGCTACACGGTTCGGCCCTGGTGGCGATAGCGGTGATGGTGCTGCCGCTCGCTGTCTCGCGGCTCTGGCCGGCCTTCCGCTCGGCGCTGCGCGCGCGGAGGGCGGCGACCGTTGCCGTGACCGCGGCGGCGGCGGCGGCCATCGCCGCCACCGTCTACGTGGCAGCAAGGATCCCAACGATCGCGATGCTGTTTAGTTACCAGCGCGAGCCGATCCGGTCCTACCCGCTATCGGTCCTGCACACCGTGTTCGATGTCGAGCTACTGAAGTTTCCCGGAAACCTGGCGATCACGGCGTTCGTGATCGTGGGCGCCGTTGCCGCCTGGCGGGCGGCGAGCCGGCGGTGGTTGGTGTGGACGACGATGCTGGTCATAGTGCTCACCGCCATTGCGGCGGGCCCCGACGGGCCCGTTCGGCAACTCACCGCGATCTGGTACCTTCAGCCCTCGCGCATCGAGGCGCTGTATCCGGCCTGCGCGGCCGTGCTCGCGGCCCTGGGCGTCGACGTTTTCGCGCGTGGAGTCGCCCGCCAGGTGGCGCTGCGCGCGAAGCCCGGCGGGCGTGCCCGCAACGGCTACCGCGTCGCGGCGGTGGGGGCGCTCGTTCTTGCCGTGGCCGTATCCGGGGGATACCAGTTCGCCGCGCGGGAGGATAGTTTTGCCCAGTCCTATGTTCCGGGCAAGATCCGGTGGGGCACGATTGCCAATCGGGACGCGTTGCAGGTCGCCAGCGGGGCGTGGCGGGTCGTTGACAAGGGCGCGCTGGTCATCGGCGATCCGTTTCAGGGCGCGGCCTACGTGTGGTCGCTCGGGGACCGCAATGTCGTGTACCCGACGCTGTCGACCGCCCGGATGGACGCCGATCAGCAATTCCTCGCCGCGAATTTCTCCCGGATAGGGAAGGACGAGCGGGTCTGCGCTGCCCTCGCGAGGGTGGGGGCTACATACCTCTTCTACACGCAGCCCTCCGCATTCGCAGGCGCGAAACCCACGCGCGGCTTCACCGGGTTTTCCGCGGTCGATCTCGCGAGCGGCTTTACCCCGGTGCTGGTCGCCGGCTCAGCTGGCCTGTACCGCATCACCGCCTGCGACTAG
- the rpsE gene encoding 30S ribosomal protein S5 → MAAGQQGNAGRSAGENNERRNDRRSERRNDSRRGEAEKSAFVERVVTINRVSKVVKGGRRFSFSALVVVGDGDGTVGVGYGKAKEVPAAIAKGVEEAKKSFFRVPRIQGTIPHPVQGEAAAGVVFLRPAAPGTGVIAGGPVRAVLECAGIHDVLSKSLGSSNAINIVHATVEALRQLEQPESVAARRGLPLDAVAPSALLRAQAAGRAEKAAAAEQVGA, encoded by the coding sequence ATGGCTGCAGGGCAGCAGGGCAATGCCGGCCGCAGCGCCGGTGAGAACAACGAGCGGCGTAACGACCGTCGCTCTGAGCGCCGCAACGACTCGCGTCGGGGCGAAGCAGAAAAGAGCGCGTTCGTTGAGCGCGTCGTCACGATCAACCGGGTTTCCAAGGTCGTCAAGGGTGGCCGCCGCTTCAGCTTCTCCGCGCTCGTCGTGGTCGGCGACGGCGACGGGACCGTGGGCGTCGGCTACGGCAAGGCGAAGGAAGTTCCCGCAGCGATAGCTAAGGGTGTCGAGGAGGCGAAGAAGTCCTTCTTCCGGGTTCCGCGCATTCAGGGAACGATTCCTCACCCGGTGCAAGGCGAGGCAGCGGCCGGTGTCGTGTTCCTGCGTCCGGCAGCGCCTGGTACCGGTGTTATCGCCGGTGGTCCGGTGCGTGCAGTGCTTGAGTGCGCCGGAATTCACGACGTGCTGAGCAAGTCGCTCGGTTCCTCCAACGCAATCAACATTGTGCACGCAACCGTCGAGGCGCTGCGCCAGCTTGAGCAGCCCGAGTCTGTGGCAGCGCGGCGCGGGCTGCCGCTCGATGCGGTCGCTCCCAGCGCGCTGCTTCGTGCACAGGCAGCTGGTCGCGCAGAGAAGGCTGCGGCAGCAGAGCAGGTAGGTGCATGA
- a CDS encoding DNA-directed RNA polymerase subunit alpha produces the protein MLIAQRPTLTEEQISATRSRFVIEPLEPGFGYTIGNSLRRTLLSSIPGAAVTSIRLDGVQHEFETIPGVKEDVTELILNIKKLVVSSDNDEPVVMYLRKAGPGVVTAGDILPPAGVEIHSPELHLATLNEKGKIEIELTVERGRGYVSAQQNKLPDAEISRIPVDSIYSPVLKVSYAVEATRVEQRTDFDRLIVDVETKPAISPADALASAGKTLVELFGLARELNVEAEGIEIGPSPTDAELAADLALPIEELDLTIRSYNCLKREGIHTVGELVARSEADLLDIRNFGAKSIDEVKKKLAGLGLGLKDSPLDFVPVSSDEYDDDEDDDEGAELPEQYN, from the coding sequence GTGCTCATTGCACAGCGTCCCACTCTGACCGAAGAGCAGATTTCTGCGACACGGTCACGGTTTGTCATCGAACCGTTGGAACCAGGCTTCGGCTACACCATCGGCAATTCGCTGCGTCGCACGCTGCTGTCATCGATTCCGGGTGCCGCAGTTACATCGATTCGTCTCGATGGCGTGCAGCACGAGTTCGAGACAATCCCGGGTGTCAAGGAAGACGTTACAGAACTCATCCTTAACATCAAGAAGCTCGTTGTTTCCTCGGATAACGACGAACCAGTCGTCATGTACCTGCGCAAGGCCGGTCCCGGCGTTGTCACGGCAGGCGACATCCTTCCGCCCGCTGGCGTGGAAATCCACAGCCCAGAACTGCACCTCGCTACCCTCAACGAGAAGGGCAAGATCGAGATCGAGCTCACGGTCGAACGCGGCCGCGGCTACGTGTCGGCGCAGCAAAACAAGCTGCCCGATGCGGAGATCAGCCGGATCCCCGTCGACTCGATCTACTCGCCCGTTCTCAAGGTCAGCTACGCGGTCGAGGCCACGCGCGTTGAGCAGCGCACGGACTTTGACCGCCTCATCGTCGACGTCGAAACCAAGCCGGCGATCTCGCCCGCGGACGCCTTGGCCTCCGCCGGAAAGACGCTCGTCGAACTGTTCGGGCTGGCCCGGGAACTCAACGTCGAAGCTGAGGGAATCGAGATCGGCCCGTCCCCGACGGACGCCGAGCTCGCGGCCGACCTGGCGCTTCCCATCGAGGAGCTCGATCTGACGATCCGTTCATACAACTGCCTCAAGCGCGAGGGTATCCACACCGTTGGGGAACTCGTCGCGCGAAGCGAAGCGGATCTTTTGGACATACGCAACTTCGGCGCCAAGTCTATCGATGAGGTGAAGAAGAAGCTTGCAGGTCTGGGCCTGGGGCTGAAGGATTCTCCGTTGGACTTCGTGCCCGTCTCTAGCGACGAGTACGACGACGACGAGGACGACGACGAGGGCGCGGAACTGCCCGAGCAGTACAACTGA
- the rplF gene encoding 50S ribosomal protein L6 produces the protein MSRIGKIPVPVPAGVDVKIDGDQVAIKGPKGTLEHTIPAPISVELEGSELKVSRPDDERASRSLHGLTRTLLANIIEGVTKGYEKKLEIVGTGYRVTAKGSDLEFALGFSHPVLVSAPEGITFAVESPTKFSVAGISKQQVGEVAANIRKIRKPEPYKGKGVRYAGENVRRKVGKAGK, from the coding sequence ATGTCTCGAATTGGTAAGATCCCCGTTCCGGTTCCCGCCGGAGTGGACGTCAAGATCGACGGCGACCAGGTCGCTATCAAGGGCCCCAAGGGCACGCTGGAGCACACCATCCCCGCACCGATTTCGGTGGAGTTGGAAGGGAGCGAGCTCAAGGTTTCGCGCCCCGACGACGAGCGCGCCTCGCGATCGCTGCACGGTCTGACGCGCACGCTGCTCGCAAACATCATCGAGGGTGTGACAAAGGGCTACGAGAAGAAGCTCGAAATCGTCGGTACGGGTTACCGCGTGACGGCAAAGGGTTCGGACCTGGAGTTCGCGCTCGGTTTCTCGCACCCGGTGCTCGTGTCCGCTCCCGAAGGCATCACGTTCGCGGTCGAGAGCCCCACTAAGTTCTCGGTCGCCGGCATTTCCAAGCAGCAAGTCGGTGAGGTCGCTGCAAATATCCGCAAGATCCGTAAGCCCGAGCCTTACAAGGGCAAGGGTGTTCGGTACGCGGGTGAAAACGTACGCCGCAAGGTCGGAAAGGCTGGTAAGTGA
- the rpmD gene encoding 50S ribosomal protein L30 codes for MAKLKVTQIKSEIGGKQYQRDTLRSLGLKRIGQTVIKEDRPEFRGMVKTVAHLVTVEEVD; via the coding sequence ATGGCGAAGCTGAAGGTTACGCAGATCAAGTCTGAAATTGGCGGCAAGCAGTACCAGCGCGACACGCTTCGCAGCCTGGGACTGAAGCGAATTGGTCAGACCGTAATTAAAGAGGACCGTCCCGAATTTCGCGGCATGGTCAAGACGGTTGCGCACCTTGTAACCGTTGAGGAGGTCGACTGA
- the rpsK gene encoding 30S ribosomal protein S11, protein MPPKTRGSVRKPRRRDKKNVPLGQAHIKSTFNNTIVSITDPSGAVIAWASSGQVGFKGSRKSTPFAAQLAAEAAARRAQEHGVKKVDVFVKGPGSGRETAIRSLTAAGLEVGTIQDVTPQAHNGCRPPKRRRV, encoded by the coding sequence ATGCCTCCCAAGACTCGCGGTTCAGTCCGCAAGCCCCGCCGCAGGGACAAGAAGAACGTTCCCCTGGGCCAGGCTCACATCAAGAGCACCTTCAACAACACGATCGTCTCGATCACGGACCCCTCAGGCGCCGTCATCGCTTGGGCCTCGTCAGGTCAGGTTGGCTTCAAGGGTTCGCGCAAGTCGACCCCCTTCGCCGCGCAGCTGGCTGCTGAGGCGGCCGCCCGCCGGGCGCAGGAGCACGGCGTGAAGAAGGTCGACGTCTTCGTCAAGGGCCCGGGCTCGGGTCGCGAGACTGCGATTCGTTCGCTGACGGCCGCCGGCCTCGAGGTCGGAACCATTCAGGACGTCACCCCGCAGGCTCACAACGGTTGCCGCCCCCCCAAGCGTCGCCGCGTCTGA
- the rplR gene encoding 50S ribosomal protein L18: MAVEIKGKGKAVSRARRHLRLRKKVTGTPVRPRLVVTRSTRHIVAQVVDDTVGRTLASASSLEADLRALDGDKRAKARKVGELVASRAKAAGIEAVVFDRGGNKYHGRVAALADGAREGGLTL; encoded by the coding sequence ATGGCTGTCGAAATCAAGGGCAAGGGCAAGGCAGTTTCGCGCGCCCGCCGTCACCTGCGTCTTCGCAAGAAGGTTACGGGTACTCCGGTTCGGCCGCGCCTGGTCGTGACTCGCTCGACGCGCCACATCGTGGCGCAGGTCGTCGACGACACCGTCGGCCGCACACTGGCATCCGCTTCCTCGCTCGAGGCGGACCTGCGGGCGCTCGACGGGGACAAGCGCGCCAAGGCTCGCAAGGTCGGCGAATTGGTTGCCTCGCGCGCCAAGGCCGCGGGTATCGAAGCGGTCGTGTTCGACCGCGGCGGTAACAAGTACCACGGTCGCGTGGCGGCGCTGGCAGACGGAGCACGCGAAGGTGGTCTGACACTGTGA
- the map gene encoding type I methionyl aminopeptidase, whose amino-acid sequence MFGRRIQRKSREDVVRMRSAGLVVARALDEVGRHLEPGRTTMELNEIADAAIRRWGAVPSFLGYEGYPASVCVSVNDQVIHAIPGPLELQAGDVVSVDCGAVLDGWHGDAARTLIVGGGDPQDEFLVETTRRAMWIGIAALWGARRIGEVGRAIDAYITDQEASTSRQLGIVEEFVGHGIGTEMHQDPDVPNYATKRLGERIGAGMCFAIEPMITAGGGGVVTEEDGWTVRTADASRAAHWENTVAVLPDGLAVLTEADLGRTELAALGVPVASGFEAER is encoded by the coding sequence GTGTTCGGTAGGCGTATACAGCGCAAGAGCCGCGAAGACGTTGTACGGATGCGGTCCGCGGGCCTGGTCGTGGCGCGAGCGCTCGATGAGGTCGGACGGCACCTGGAACCAGGGCGCACAACGATGGAACTCAACGAAATCGCTGACGCAGCGATACGGCGGTGGGGCGCGGTTCCTTCATTCTTGGGCTACGAAGGCTACCCGGCCAGCGTTTGTGTTTCTGTAAACGATCAGGTCATACACGCGATACCTGGCCCGCTCGAGTTGCAAGCGGGCGACGTGGTGTCGGTGGATTGCGGTGCCGTCCTCGACGGTTGGCACGGCGACGCGGCTCGCACCTTGATCGTCGGGGGCGGGGACCCGCAGGACGAATTTCTGGTCGAAACGACCCGGCGGGCGATGTGGATCGGGATCGCGGCGCTGTGGGGAGCTCGGCGCATCGGTGAGGTTGGGCGGGCTATTGACGCATACATCACCGATCAAGAAGCCAGCACCTCGCGGCAGCTGGGCATCGTCGAGGAATTCGTGGGGCACGGGATCGGCACGGAAATGCACCAGGACCCCGATGTGCCGAACTATGCAACGAAGCGTTTGGGTGAGCGCATCGGCGCGGGCATGTGCTTCGCGATCGAACCCATGATTACCGCCGGCGGCGGTGGCGTCGTGACCGAGGAAGACGGCTGGACGGTCCGCACCGCGGACGCAAGCAGGGCGGCGCACTGGGAGAACACGGTCGCGGTATTGCCAGATGGTTTAGCGGTGCTGACAGAGGCGGACCTGGGCCGCACGGAGTTGGCTGCCCTAGGCGTTCCAGTGGCGAGTGGATTCGAAGCCGAGCGGTAG
- a CDS encoding adenylate kinase has translation MTVSRLLVMGPQGAGKGTQAALLAEWLGVPAISTGDIFRANIKGKTELGVLAQSYTARGELVPDSVTNDMVRSRLSEPDARAGFILDGYPRNAAQVGALDEILADLAEPLQAVVVLTADRDELLARIAKRAQIEGREDDTPEAIARRLDIYEAETAPLLAAYRERGLLAEVDGLGTVEQVAARVRDAVQAK, from the coding sequence ATGACAGTTTCTCGTCTCCTCGTCATGGGCCCGCAGGGCGCGGGCAAGGGCACCCAGGCGGCGCTCCTTGCGGAATGGCTCGGCGTACCCGCAATCTCCACCGGTGACATCTTCCGTGCCAACATCAAGGGCAAAACGGAACTTGGCGTCTTGGCGCAGTCTTACACGGCGCGCGGGGAACTCGTCCCCGATTCGGTCACAAACGATATGGTGCGATCCCGGCTTTCTGAGCCCGACGCCCGCGCGGGATTCATCCTTGACGGATACCCGCGAAACGCGGCCCAGGTCGGCGCGCTCGATGAGATTCTCGCCGATCTGGCGGAGCCGCTGCAGGCGGTCGTGGTGCTCACCGCGGACCGCGACGAGTTGCTGGCCCGCATCGCTAAGCGCGCGCAGATCGAGGGGCGCGAGGACGATACCCCGGAGGCAATCGCGCGGCGGCTCGACATCTACGAGGCCGAGACCGCCCCGTTGCTCGCGGCGTATCGCGAGCGGGGGCTCCTGGCCGAGGTCGATGGTCTCGGAACCGTCGAGCAGGTGGCGGCGCGCGTTCGCGACGCGGTTCAGGCCAAATAG
- the rplO gene encoding 50S ribosomal protein L15 has translation MADKKTTEEKPAATLRVHHLRPAPGAKTAKTRVGRGEASKGKTAGRGTKGTKARYQVPARFEGGQMPLHMRLPKLRGFKNPFRTEYQVVNLDKLTELFPEGGTVTVADLVAKGAVRKNQLVKVLGTGEAGAKFDITVDAASASAKSKIEAAGGSLTVK, from the coding sequence ATGGCAGATAAGAAGACAACGGAAGAGAAGCCCGCAGCCACTCTGCGCGTGCACCACCTGCGTCCCGCACCGGGAGCCAAGACCGCCAAGACCCGCGTTGGTCGTGGTGAGGCATCCAAGGGTAAGACCGCGGGTCGTGGTACCAAGGGAACAAAGGCTCGCTACCAGGTTCCGGCGCGATTTGAGGGTGGGCAAATGCCACTCCACATGCGCCTGCCGAAGTTGCGTGGGTTCAAGAACCCGTTTAGGACCGAGTACCAGGTCGTCAACCTTGACAAGCTGACGGAGTTGTTCCCCGAGGGCGGCACCGTCACGGTGGCCGACCTTGTCGCAAAGGGCGCGGTTCGCAAGAACCAGCTGGTCAAGGTGCTCGGCACGGGCGAAGCCGGCGCGAAGTTCGACATCACGGTCGACGCTGCGTCCGCCTCGGCCAAGTCGAAGATCGAAGCAGCTGGCGGATCTTTGACCGTCAAGTAG
- the secY gene encoding preprotein translocase subunit SecY — translation MLNAFARAFKTPDLRRKLLFTIAIMVLYRIGSFVPSPGVDYKAVQECVQVGQTNDFIGLVNLFSGGALMQLSIFALGIMPYITASIIVQLLRVVIPRFETLYQEGQAGQTKLTQYTRYLTIGLGILQATTYTTMARTGVLLGCEDSVLFNDGIMNQIFVISAMTAGTGLIMWLGELITERGIGNGMSLLIFTSIAASLPTALWGVAGGSAGIGKFAMVMAIALLVVVAIVFVEQSQRRIQVQYAKRMVGRKMYGGASTYIPIKINMANVIPVIFASSILAVPGLLGQFSKNPNGGWAAWVQQNISGSTAPIHLALYTLLIIFFTFFYTAITFNPTEVSDNMKNYGGFIPGIRAGKPTADYLQYVITRITTAGSLYLAVVALLPTLGLIWLGVTSRIPFGGTSILILVGVGLETVKQIDAQLQQRHYEGLLK, via the coding sequence GTGCTCAACGCATTCGCTCGGGCGTTCAAGACACCCGACTTGCGACGCAAGTTGTTGTTCACGATCGCGATTATGGTGCTCTACCGTATCGGCTCGTTTGTGCCCTCACCGGGTGTCGACTACAAGGCCGTTCAGGAGTGTGTGCAGGTCGGCCAGACAAACGACTTCATTGGTCTGGTAAACCTGTTCTCCGGTGGCGCGCTGATGCAGTTGTCGATCTTTGCGCTCGGCATCATGCCCTACATCACGGCATCGATCATCGTGCAGCTGCTGCGGGTCGTCATTCCCCGCTTCGAGACGCTTTACCAGGAGGGCCAGGCGGGTCAGACCAAGCTGACCCAGTACACCCGCTACCTGACAATCGGGCTCGGAATCCTCCAGGCAACCACGTACACCACGATGGCGCGCACCGGCGTGCTGCTCGGCTGCGAAGACTCGGTTCTGTTCAACGACGGAATCATGAACCAGATCTTCGTCATTTCCGCCATGACCGCTGGTACGGGCTTGATCATGTGGCTCGGTGAGTTGATCACCGAACGCGGTATCGGCAACGGCATGTCGCTCCTCATTTTCACCTCGATCGCCGCATCGCTGCCAACCGCCCTGTGGGGGGTTGCCGGCGGATCGGCCGGAATCGGCAAATTCGCCATGGTGATGGCCATCGCGTTGCTGGTGGTTGTCGCGATCGTGTTCGTAGAACAGTCGCAGCGACGAATCCAGGTGCAATACGCGAAGCGCATGGTCGGCCGCAAGATGTACGGCGGAGCCTCGACGTACATCCCCATCAAGATCAACATGGCGAACGTTATCCCGGTTATCTTCGCGTCCTCGATTCTTGCGGTGCCGGGGCTCCTCGGCCAGTTCTCGAAGAACCCCAACGGGGGTTGGGCCGCGTGGGTGCAGCAGAACATCTCGGGATCCACAGCACCGATTCACCTGGCGCTGTACACGTTGCTGATCATCTTCTTCACGTTCTTCTACACGGCGATCACGTTCAACCCGACCGAGGTCTCCGACAACATGAAGAACTACGGCGGATTCATACCCGGCATACGCGCGGGCAAGCCGACGGCCGACTACCTCCAGTACGTGATTACCCGGATCACGACGGCCGGGTCGCTGTACCTCGCCGTGGTGGCCTTGTTGCCGACCCTCGGGCTGATCTGGCTCGGTGTCACCTCGCGGATTCCGTTCGGTGGTACCTCGATTCTGATTCTCGTCGGTGTCGGGCTCGAGACGGTCAAGCAGATCGACGCGCAACTGCAGCAACGTCACTATGAAGGATTGCTCAAATGA
- the rplQ gene encoding 50S ribosomal protein L17 yields MPTPTKGARLGGGSAHERAILANLATSLFEHGRITTTLTRAKRVQPLAERLITKAKRGDLHARRQVSAVIRNKTPRRWDGEGDAYTIVHHLFTDLAPKFAERNGGYTRITKVGTRKGDNAQLAVIELVLEPVSAKQAVVREAAGATKRAAKEQASDESAAIEPTAEAAVEAPEPADAGAEDKAAE; encoded by the coding sequence ATGCCTACCCCTACCAAGGGTGCCCGTCTCGGCGGCGGAAGCGCACACGAGCGTGCCATCCTCGCCAACCTCGCAACCAGCCTGTTCGAGCACGGCCGAATCACTACCACGCTGACGCGCGCCAAGCGCGTGCAGCCGCTTGCGGAGCGTTTGATCACCAAGGCGAAGCGCGGCGACCTGCACGCGCGTCGCCAGGTTTCGGCGGTCATCCGCAACAAGACCCCTCGCCGTTGGGACGGCGAGGGTGACGCCTACACGATCGTGCACCACCTTTTCACGGACCTCGCCCCGAAGTTCGCGGAGCGCAACGGTGGCTACACCCGGATCACCAAGGTCGGCACGCGCAAGGGCGACAACGCCCAGCTGGCCGTCATCGAGCTGGTGCTGGAGCCGGTCAGCGCGAAGCAGGCCGTCGTGCGCGAGGCCGCGGGTGCGACCAAGCGCGCAGCCAAGGAGCAGGCGAGCGACGAGTCCGCCGCCATCGAGCCGACCGCGGAGGCCGCTGTGGAGGCACCGGAACCCGCAGACGCTGGCGCGGAAGACAAAGCGGCTGAGTAG
- the infA gene encoding translation initiation factor IF-1, which produces MAKKDGAIEVEGSVVEALPNAMFRVELANGHKVLAHISGKMRQHYIRILPEDRVVVELSPYDLTRGRIVYRYK; this is translated from the coding sequence ATGGCGAAAAAGGACGGTGCGATCGAGGTTGAGGGATCGGTAGTTGAGGCGTTGCCAAACGCAATGTTTCGGGTCGAACTCGCCAACGGGCACAAAGTTCTCGCTCACATTTCCGGCAAGATGCGGCAGCACTACATCCGTATCCTTCCGGAAGACCGTGTCGTTGTGGAGCTCAGCCCCTACGACCTCACGCGTGGACGTATTGTCTACCGCTACAAGTAG
- the rpmJ gene encoding 50S ribosomal protein L36: MKVNPSVKKICDKCKVIRRHGNVMVICENPRHKQRQG, translated from the coding sequence ATGAAGGTCAACCCGAGCGTCAAGAAGATCTGTGACAAGTGCAAGGTGATTCGCCGGCACGGAAACGTCATGGTCATCTGCGAGAACCCTCGTCACAAGCAGCGCCAGGGCTAG
- the rpsM gene encoding 30S ribosomal protein S13, which produces MARLIGVDLPRDKRVEVALTYIFGVGRTRAQQTLAATGISPDVRVKDLTDADLVTLRDYLEGNFKLEGDLRREVAADIRRKVEIGCYEGLRHRRGLPVRGQRTKTNARTRKGPKRTVAGKKKAR; this is translated from the coding sequence ATGGCACGTCTTATCGGAGTTGACCTGCCGCGCGACAAGCGCGTTGAGGTTGCACTCACTTACATTTTCGGTGTTGGACGCACGCGCGCCCAGCAGACCCTGGCGGCGACGGGCATCAGCCCGGACGTGCGCGTGAAGGATCTCACCGACGCAGACCTAGTTACCTTGCGTGATTACCTTGAGGGTAATTTCAAGCTCGAGGGTGACCTTCGCCGTGAAGTTGCCGCGGACATCCGCCGCAAGGTTGAGATCGGCTGCTACGAGGGCCTGCGGCACCGCCGTGGCCTGCCGGTGCGCGGTCAGCGCACAAAGACGAACGCTCGCACCCGTAAGGGACCGAAGCGCACCGTTGCGGGCAAGAAGAAGGCCCGCTGA